A genomic segment from Pseudodesulfovibrio sp. S3 encodes:
- a CDS encoding HEAT repeat domain-containing protein, which translates to MLDFRHILPARKLLPLIAFLALGLYVFPADAGPAGPNPSFIAEKLASHNAEERSCGLAALQSAGQDAMPDLLRTLSAGSVSERRGSVIGLALLPVPGLAVDGLLSALADEDATVRSLAAHALGRIGAPAAPAVAEKLADADNRIRVAAALSLSKMGSAAVPALVRLLQREDPMVRAKAAWLLGAMGQDALAAVPALIRALETEDIRLVHVIAEAIDTIGPDPVLVYIELTLLGRDRINCPVTRIGATAAPTLVKLLARPGTPLGNVALYTLARMGPVAEPALRAILSTGTEGQRAAAALLLTGIDPKLVHTLPEDLRRTLAGAMNTN; encoded by the coding sequence ATGTTAGACTTTCGACATATTTTACCGGCACGCAAACTGCTCCCTCTGATCGCCTTTCTCGCTCTTGGCCTGTATGTCTTTCCTGCCGATGCAGGGCCTGCGGGGCCAAACCCCTCTTTCATTGCCGAAAAATTGGCCAGCCACAATGCCGAAGAACGGTCCTGTGGACTGGCCGCCCTCCAATCAGCTGGCCAGGATGCCATGCCCGACCTGCTCCGCACCTTGTCCGCCGGGTCTGTGTCCGAGCGGCGCGGCAGCGTCATCGGCCTGGCCCTGCTGCCCGTTCCGGGACTGGCTGTGGACGGACTCCTGAGCGCCCTTGCGGACGAGGATGCAACGGTCCGCAGTCTGGCCGCCCACGCCCTGGGCAGGATAGGCGCCCCGGCTGCACCGGCAGTTGCCGAAAAGCTGGCCGACGCAGACAACCGAATACGGGTGGCGGCGGCCCTGAGCCTGAGCAAAATGGGCTCTGCTGCAGTCCCCGCCCTGGTCCGACTGCTCCAGCGGGAGGACCCCATGGTCCGGGCCAAGGCCGCATGGCTCCTCGGAGCCATGGGTCAGGACGCTCTGGCGGCGGTCCCGGCCTTGATCCGCGCTTTGGAGACCGAGGACATACGCCTGGTACATGTCATTGCCGAAGCCATCGACACCATCGGACCGGACCCCGTCCTGGTCTATATCGAGTTGACCCTTCTGGGCCGGGACCGCATCAACTGTCCGGTCACCCGGATCGGCGCTACGGCAGCCCCCACCCTGGTCAAGCTCCTTGCCAGGCCCGGCACCCCCCTGGGCAACGTGGCCCTGTACACTCTGGCCCGCATGGGTCCGGTGGCCGAACCCGCCCTGCGTGCCATACTGTCCACCGGAACCGAGGGACAACGCGCGGCCGCAGCGCTGCTCTTGACCGGCATCGATCCGAAATTGGTCCACACACTGCCCGAAGACCTGCGTCGAACTCTGGCCGGAGCCATGAACACCAACTAA
- a CDS encoding 2-amino-3,7-dideoxy-D-threo-hept-6-ulosonate synthase: MHIGKAIRLERIFNRNTKRTIIVPMDHGVTVGPIAGLEKMRDTVTNLVAGGANAGLVHKGQVKLGHRMQGRDFGCIVHLSAGTYLSPFPNVKRLVTTVEEAIRLGADAVSVHVNLGDETEGQMLTDLGQVAASASEWGMPLLAMVYARGPKVSDEYDPDIVAHCARVGAELGADVVKVNYPGDAESFARVVECACVPVVIAGGAKMDSTRDFLQMVRTSIDAGGAGLSVGRNVFQHRDPTRLVEVLNKIVHEGAQVDDALVGYSDIL; the protein is encoded by the coding sequence ATGCATATCGGAAAAGCCATTCGATTGGAGAGGATATTCAACCGCAATACCAAGCGGACCATCATTGTCCCCATGGATCATGGCGTGACAGTGGGGCCCATCGCCGGGTTGGAAAAGATGCGTGATACCGTCACCAACCTTGTGGCCGGTGGAGCCAACGCCGGCCTGGTTCACAAGGGACAGGTCAAGCTCGGCCATCGTATGCAGGGGCGCGACTTCGGCTGCATCGTCCATCTGTCCGCCGGTACCTACCTGTCGCCTTTCCCCAACGTGAAGCGGTTGGTGACCACCGTGGAAGAGGCCATCCGGTTGGGTGCGGACGCCGTCAGCGTCCACGTCAACCTGGGCGACGAGACCGAGGGCCAGATGTTAACCGATCTGGGACAGGTGGCTGCTTCGGCCTCTGAATGGGGCATGCCCCTGCTGGCCATGGTGTATGCCCGTGGTCCCAAGGTTTCCGACGAATATGATCCTGACATCGTGGCCCATTGCGCCCGTGTGGGGGCCGAGCTGGGGGCGGATGTGGTCAAGGTCAATTACCCCGGCGACGCAGAGAGCTTTGCTCGGGTCGTGGAATGTGCCTGTGTTCCGGTGGTCATAGCCGGTGGGGCCAAAATGGACTCGACGCGCGACTTTTTGCAAATGGTCCGCACCTCCATTGATGCCGGCGGGGCCGGATTGTCCGTGGGGCGTAACGTGTTTCAGCACCGTGACCCCACGAGGCTGGTGGAGGTGCTCAACAAGATCGTCCATGAAGGTGCCCAGGTGGATGACGCCCTGGTGGGGTATTCGGACATCCTTTAG
- a CDS encoding LexA family transcriptional regulator, giving the protein MNIHYIEKGKNMGFTDDVRKALLDRIGPGKRYSNNKRMADDLGVDPSQLNRFLKQERGLNTESLGHILDRVGVSIVFGDEPADAAREVCFRPPGKTQAETNAPDPQPEDYLAVPLAPSLVAAGTGLIPEDKVEGWVLVWRHQESIRFRSNLVAVEVGSNQLSMTPTLHPGDIVLVDRNDREPSPAGKIMLVCEPGQDGGIMIKRVNTKRLDNDLELIFYSDNSREYPPTTYRLKRDFDGDITRAIGGSVVWAWSNMTRK; this is encoded by the coding sequence ATGAATATCCATTACATTGAAAAAGGGAAAAACATGGGATTCACCGACGATGTGCGCAAGGCGCTCCTGGACCGCATCGGCCCAGGCAAACGCTATTCCAACAACAAACGGATGGCGGACGATCTCGGAGTGGATCCGTCGCAGTTAAACCGTTTTCTGAAACAGGAGCGGGGGCTCAACACCGAGTCCCTGGGGCACATCCTGGACCGCGTGGGTGTTTCCATCGTGTTCGGGGACGAACCTGCGGACGCGGCCCGCGAGGTCTGCTTCCGGCCGCCCGGAAAGACCCAGGCCGAAACCAACGCCCCGGACCCGCAACCTGAAGACTACCTGGCCGTGCCCCTGGCCCCTTCGCTCGTGGCCGCCGGAACCGGGCTTATCCCCGAAGACAAGGTCGAGGGATGGGTATTGGTCTGGCGGCATCAGGAATCCATCCGCTTCCGGTCCAACCTGGTAGCCGTGGAGGTGGGGAGCAACCAACTGTCCATGACACCCACCCTGCACCCCGGAGACATTGTCCTGGTGGACCGCAATGACCGCGAACCCAGCCCTGCCGGAAAAATCATGCTCGTCTGCGAACCGGGACAAGACGGCGGCATCATGATAAAACGCGTCAATACCAAACGACTGGACAATGACTTGGAACTGATTTTCTACTCTGACAACAGCCGGGAGTATCCGCCCACCACCTACCGCCTCAAACGGGATTTTGACGGCGACATCACCCGCGCCATCGGCGGCAGTGTCGTCTGGGCCTGGAGCAACATGACCCGGAAATAG
- a CDS encoding DUF5675 family protein, with amino-acid sequence MEKVDIVRLEKSPEGTFGVLRLGGQIFCVTLEPPDKGNVPDTSCIPAGRYACKRVNSPTFGPTYEITGVPGRSHILFHQGNVSRDTRGCILLGRHFGVLGQERGVVQSRSVFAEFMDRCRGEQAFQFEIVEPCLEDSCRKYA; translated from the coding sequence ATGGAAAAAGTTGATATTGTTCGTTTGGAAAAAAGTCCTGAAGGGACATTCGGTGTATTGCGTCTGGGGGGGCAGATTTTTTGCGTTACCTTGGAGCCGCCGGACAAGGGTAATGTGCCGGACACCTCCTGCATACCTGCCGGGCGGTATGCCTGCAAACGGGTGAACTCGCCGACCTTTGGGCCGACCTATGAGATTACGGGCGTGCCCGGGAGGTCGCACATCCTCTTCCATCAAGGCAACGTGTCCCGTGACACCCGGGGATGCATACTGTTGGGCAGGCATTTCGGGGTGCTCGGGCAGGAGCGGGGTGTGGTGCAGTCCCGGTCGGTCTTTGCGGAGTTCATGGATCGGTGCCGGGGCGAGCAGGCCTTTCAGTTCGAGATAGTGGAACCGTGCCTGGAGGACTCATGTCGGAAATATGCCTGA
- a CDS encoding NlpC/P60 family N-terminal domain-containing protein, translating to MIRPCLPALLLLLLLPLAGSGCATKEQDTPPKLITLEQNAGAYHGLPDDTRLLSVEAQAAAYAQFLKEHFDPWDRTKPKHPAEDVFWGLSRYADKKLFGENTLLRQEGWMKRMAMASQVDTYPSLHRRAIAVTNTSMRVLPTNQPAFFDFSRAGEGFPFDYMQNSLVLAGTPLLVTHTSADRAWVMVESRFAFGWVPVTEIAWVNDTFAAAYRTGSYAAITGDAVPVADKKGQYAFTSYIGTLLPVAKGEHPADGFTLVIPARDHQGEAVIHLASISGSDAMAAPIPATPGNFTRLANAMLGQQYGWGGLYENRDCSALTMDLLAGFGIFLPRNSSQQSKLGTIVPLEGLDKGKKKDSILEQGTPFLTLVRKPGHIMLYIGSQDGQPVVLHSVWGLKTRVGDGYGRKIIGKTVITTLEPGQELTELARPEGVILETVRSITTLP from the coding sequence ATGATACGCCCCTGCCTCCCCGCTCTCTTGCTCCTGTTGCTCCTCCCCCTGGCCGGGTCAGGCTGCGCCACCAAGGAACAGGACACACCGCCCAAGCTGATCACTCTGGAGCAGAACGCCGGGGCGTATCACGGCCTGCCGGACGATACCCGCCTGCTTTCCGTGGAGGCACAGGCTGCGGCCTATGCGCAATTCCTCAAGGAACACTTTGACCCTTGGGACAGGACCAAACCGAAACACCCTGCCGAGGACGTCTTCTGGGGACTCTCCAGGTATGCGGATAAAAAATTGTTCGGCGAAAACACCCTGCTCCGCCAAGAGGGCTGGATGAAGCGCATGGCCATGGCGTCGCAGGTGGACACATACCCCAGCCTGCACCGCCGGGCCATTGCCGTGACCAATACGAGTATGCGCGTGCTGCCCACCAACCAACCCGCTTTTTTTGACTTCAGCCGGGCAGGCGAGGGCTTTCCCTTCGATTATATGCAAAACTCCCTGGTCCTGGCCGGAACGCCGCTTTTGGTCACCCATACCAGTGCTGACAGGGCATGGGTCATGGTGGAATCCAGGTTCGCCTTCGGCTGGGTGCCGGTCACGGAGATCGCCTGGGTGAACGACACCTTTGCCGCCGCCTACAGGACAGGCTCCTATGCGGCCATAACCGGGGACGCTGTTCCGGTGGCCGACAAGAAAGGACAATACGCCTTTACCTCGTATATCGGCACCCTGCTCCCGGTGGCAAAGGGCGAACACCCGGCCGACGGCTTCACGCTGGTCATCCCGGCCAGGGACCATCAGGGGGAGGCCGTGATCCATCTCGCCTCGATCTCCGGCAGTGACGCCATGGCAGCACCCATCCCGGCCACACCGGGCAACTTCACCCGGCTGGCCAATGCCATGCTCGGACAACAGTACGGATGGGGCGGCCTCTATGAAAACCGCGATTGCTCGGCCCTGACCATGGACCTGCTGGCCGGATTCGGCATCTTCCTGCCGCGCAATTCCAGCCAGCAGAGCAAACTGGGCACCATTGTTCCATTGGAAGGGCTGGATAAAGGCAAAAAGAAGGATAGCATCCTGGAACAGGGTACTCCCTTCCTGACCCTGGTGCGCAAGCCGGGGCACATCATGCTCTACATCGGCAGCCAGGACGGCCAACCCGTGGTCCTGCATTCCGTCTGGGGCCTCAAGACGCGGGTGGGCGACGGCTACGGCAGAAAGATCATCGGGAAGACCGTGATCACCACCCTGGAACCGGGGCAGGAACTGACAGAGCTGGCCCGGCCCGAAGGCGTGATCCTGGAAACCGTCCGGAGCATCACCACCCTGCCCTGA
- a CDS encoding flavin reductase family protein translates to MKKSLGPNTLAQPTPVWAVGAYDEDGKPNAMIAAWGGICSSDPASMAVSLRPNRHTYAGIMKHNAFTISVCPASLAAQADYLGIVSGKKEDKFAATGLTPVKSDCVNAPYIDEFPLIIECELSQTLDLNVHILLIGKIVDVKCDEDKLVDGKHPDPEKILPMIFSPGTRAYHTIGKFVGKGFDIGKKFMK, encoded by the coding sequence ATGAAAAAATCCCTCGGTCCCAACACTCTTGCCCAACCCACGCCCGTTTGGGCGGTGGGCGCCTATGACGAAGACGGCAAGCCCAACGCCATGATCGCAGCCTGGGGCGGCATATGCAGCTCCGACCCGGCAAGCATGGCCGTCTCCCTGCGCCCGAACCGCCACACCTATGCGGGCATCATGAAGCACAACGCCTTCACCATATCCGTATGCCCCGCCTCGTTGGCCGCCCAGGCCGATTATCTGGGCATCGTCTCCGGCAAGAAAGAGGACAAGTTCGCGGCCACGGGATTGACCCCGGTCAAGAGCGACTGCGTCAACGCCCCGTACATCGACGAGTTCCCGCTGATCATCGAATGCGAACTGAGCCAGACCCTGGACCTGAACGTACACATCCTGCTGATCGGCAAAATCGTGGACGTGAAATGCGACGAAGACAAACTGGTGGACGGCAAGCACCCGGACCCGGAAAAGATCCTGCCCATGATCTTCTCCCCCGGCACCCGCGCCTACCACACCATCGGCAAGTTCGTGGGCAAGGGTTTTGATATCGGCAAGAAGTTCATGAAATAA
- a CDS encoding amidohydrolase family protein gives MALSRRAFLTTLTGLGLLAPIVSTASPALPEGTYGIVGNVFTGNDTPALCNHAVLVCRGRIEAVVPADTVSDRPLLKLRDAAVMPGVVNAHCHGIHTASDRRERWLEAGVTAIGDVGSPLTAMTQLAHSPTGTTTAAALAGPMLTPPGGYPLPVHSPKFALEIPSPAAGTDAVKRLADQGATQIKISFEPGVLPDAWPRFDPRTAQAICDTARRLGLNVRCHVEDLSGLEPALNAGVDTVEHVPHRWHDQGAIRPVLTSGQEPIPHYCSLLERMVREQVILTPTLDVFSRTPWNGPALFEPVRAFHALGGRIALGNDYPYRRTDAGMPIREMRLLAQAGLDGAAVIRAATSTGAAACGFTDRGTLSPGRIADILVVQGDPALDPGILHTPLHVVKDGVFIC, from the coding sequence ATGGCCCTTTCCCGGCGTGCATTCCTCACGACACTGACCGGCTTGGGGCTGCTGGCACCGATCGTGTCCACGGCCTCTCCGGCCCTGCCCGAAGGGACATACGGCATTGTTGGCAACGTCTTCACAGGCAACGACACTCCAGCTCTGTGCAACCACGCTGTGCTTGTGTGCCGGGGCAGGATAGAAGCCGTGGTCCCGGCGGACACCGTCTCCGACCGCCCCTTGCTCAAACTTCGGGACGCGGCCGTCATGCCGGGTGTCGTCAACGCCCACTGCCACGGAATCCACACCGCATCCGACCGCCGGGAACGCTGGCTTGAAGCAGGAGTCACGGCCATAGGCGATGTCGGTTCCCCGCTGACGGCCATGACACAGTTGGCGCATTCGCCGACGGGAACCACAACGGCCGCCGCCCTGGCCGGCCCCATGCTCACACCGCCGGGCGGCTATCCATTGCCGGTCCACAGCCCGAAGTTCGCCCTGGAAATACCTTCCCCTGCAGCCGGAACCGATGCGGTCAAGAGGTTGGCGGATCAAGGCGCCACCCAGATTAAAATTTCCTTTGAACCGGGTGTCCTGCCGGACGCCTGGCCCAGGTTCGACCCGCGCACGGCTCAAGCCATATGCGACACGGCCCGAAGGCTCGGCCTCAATGTCCGCTGTCACGTGGAGGACCTTTCCGGCCTTGAGCCTGCACTGAACGCGGGCGTGGATACCGTGGAACATGTCCCCCACCGCTGGCACGACCAAGGGGCCATCCGCCCGGTGCTGACCTCGGGCCAGGAGCCGATTCCCCACTATTGTTCCCTACTCGAACGCATGGTCCGGGAACAAGTCATCCTCACGCCGACCCTGGATGTCTTTTCCCGCACGCCCTGGAACGGTCCGGCCCTGTTCGAGCCGGTCAGGGCCTTTCACGCCCTGGGCGGCCGCATCGCCCTGGGCAACGATTATCCATACCGGCGCACGGATGCCGGGATGCCCATACGCGAAATGCGGCTGCTCGCCCAGGCGGGCCTTGACGGGGCCGCCGTGATCAGGGCGGCCACCAGCACCGGGGCGGCGGCCTGCGGATTCACGGACAGGGGCACGCTCTCGCCCGGCAGGATTGCGGATATCCTGGTGGTGCAGGGAGATCCGGCCCTTGACCCAGGCATACTCCACACTCCCCTGCACGTGGTCAAGGACGGGGTGTTCATCTGTTAA
- a CDS encoding HDOD domain-containing protein, with product MIEERTYESIFIAKQPIFDAQNETWGYMMLFRDSQEAEAAVITDNSEATMSLVANLPLCNTMGGNQARFLIHFTPKAVIRGIPHAIPWDNTVIILEEAQDPDETLIIALGDLLIDGYELAINNFEGKPGCERLAELADTLIVDMEGKDEADLDAIMAKAKKFGPSRMIAKRVENAEEHAKAKAAGFNLFHGYFYKRPQTESGRKISSSKATRLKLFDIIEKEEPDFDALAPAIEADVAISYRLLNFLNSANFSFATKVTSIKQAIVLTGWKPLRNWLRLIILTDLTPSEKTLELAYTSAHRAKLFETAALGSGYEEDSDTLFIVGLFSLLDAMLGTEMKEITDHLPVDDEVSATLCGKKTKYSPWLDLSKAIEESDWDKVGSHAKTLGLLPGTVAVSYQHAFTWADAFFSKPIR from the coding sequence ATGATTGAAGAAAGGACATACGAGTCCATTTTTATAGCCAAACAACCCATTTTCGACGCTCAAAACGAAACCTGGGGCTACATGATGCTCTTCAGGGACAGCCAGGAAGCCGAGGCGGCCGTGATCACGGACAACTCCGAAGCGACCATGAGCCTCGTTGCCAACCTCCCCCTGTGCAACACCATGGGCGGAAACCAGGCCCGATTCCTGATCCACTTTACCCCCAAGGCTGTGATCCGCGGTATCCCCCACGCCATTCCCTGGGACAACACGGTCATCATTCTCGAAGAGGCTCAGGATCCGGATGAAACCCTGATCATTGCCCTGGGAGACCTCCTGATCGACGGCTATGAGCTTGCCATCAACAACTTCGAGGGCAAACCGGGTTGCGAAAGGCTGGCGGAGCTGGCCGACACCCTGATTGTCGACATGGAAGGCAAGGACGAAGCGGACCTCGACGCCATCATGGCCAAGGCCAAAAAGTTCGGCCCCTCGCGCATGATCGCAAAACGGGTGGAAAATGCGGAAGAACATGCCAAGGCCAAGGCCGCCGGTTTCAACCTTTTCCACGGATACTTCTACAAACGGCCCCAGACCGAGTCCGGGCGCAAGATCAGTTCGTCCAAAGCAACCCGCCTCAAGCTTTTTGATATAATCGAAAAGGAAGAACCCGATTTCGACGCACTGGCTCCGGCAATCGAGGCGGACGTGGCCATCAGCTACCGGCTGCTCAACTTTCTCAACTCCGCCAATTTCAGCTTTGCCACCAAAGTCACCTCCATCAAGCAGGCCATAGTCCTGACAGGCTGGAAACCACTCCGCAACTGGCTCAGGCTTATCATTCTCACAGACCTGACGCCCTCGGAGAAGACCCTGGAACTCGCCTACACTTCAGCCCATCGGGCCAAACTCTTCGAGACTGCGGCCCTTGGGAGCGGTTACGAGGAAGACTCCGACACCCTGTTCATCGTCGGCCTTTTCTCCCTGCTGGATGCCATGCTCGGCACGGAAATGAAGGAAATCACCGACCATTTGCCCGTAGACGACGAAGTCTCGGCCACACTCTGCGGCAAAAAGACAAAGTACAGCCCCTGGCTCGATCTGTCCAAGGCCATTGAAGAATCCGACTGGGACAAGGTCGGCAGCCACGCCAAAACGCTCGGGTTGCTCCCCGGCACCGTGGCCGTCAGCTATCAACACGCTTTCACCTGGGCCGACGCCTTCTTTTCCAAGCCCATCAGGTAA
- a CDS encoding radical SAM protein produces MIIRPPSEAGSILLQVTLGCSHGKCAFCGAYREKRFAVKDRETVLRDILFAARHCVDQRRVFLCDGDAMILPQKNLLDIFGLIREHLPWVTRVGTYANAKSLNRKTDAELAALKAMGLGIVYMGLESGDDVVLKDMGKNGDVAFIVEQGRRARAAGFKLNVTVINGLGGVERSAIHARETARALSLMDPDQIGALSLMPVPGTPLYARWERGEFVLPDARGILAEIREMLAGTTLTRGLFLADHASNYLPLKVRLPAGKQAALDTLDQALAAHIPLRAESARRL; encoded by the coding sequence ATGATAATACGGCCGCCGAGCGAGGCCGGGAGTATTCTGCTTCAGGTTACCCTGGGATGCTCCCACGGCAAGTGCGCCTTTTGTGGTGCGTATCGGGAGAAACGTTTTGCCGTCAAGGATCGGGAAACCGTGCTCCGGGATATCCTGTTCGCCGCCCGGCACTGTGTCGACCAGCGACGTGTGTTCCTCTGCGACGGGGATGCCATGATCCTGCCGCAGAAAAATCTGCTCGATATTTTCGGCTTGATCCGCGAGCACCTGCCGTGGGTGACCCGTGTGGGCACATACGCCAACGCCAAGAGCCTGAACAGGAAGACCGACGCAGAGCTTGCCGCCTTGAAGGCGATGGGTCTGGGGATCGTCTACATGGGGCTGGAGTCCGGCGACGACGTGGTGCTGAAAGACATGGGCAAGAATGGCGATGTCGCGTTTATCGTGGAGCAGGGGAGACGCGCCCGGGCCGCAGGTTTCAAGCTCAACGTCACGGTCATAAACGGTCTGGGCGGGGTGGAGCGGTCCGCGATCCATGCCAGGGAGACGGCCCGCGCCCTGAGTCTGATGGACCCGGATCAGATAGGTGCGCTCAGCCTGATGCCGGTGCCGGGTACTCCGCTGTATGCGCGTTGGGAACGCGGGGAATTCGTATTGCCCGATGCGCGCGGCATTCTGGCCGAAATCCGTGAGATGCTGGCCGGGACAACATTGACGCGCGGCCTGTTCCTGGCCGATCATGCCTCCAACTATCTGCCGCTCAAGGTCCGTTTGCCCGCAGGCAAACAGGCCGCCCTCGACACCCTCGACCAGGCCTTGGCCGCCCACATCCCGCTCAGGGCCGAGTCGGCCAGACGTCTTTGA
- a CDS encoding DNA-binding protein: MSEICLKGAREICEAVGENPRNITELVHHKGLPAWKREDKGSWRALPEDLQRWIREQRDRHISNYVFRERWEAPGE; encoded by the coding sequence ATGTCGGAAATATGCCTGAAGGGAGCGCGGGAAATATGCGAGGCTGTGGGTGAAAATCCGCGGAACATCACCGAGTTGGTGCATCACAAGGGACTTCCGGCCTGGAAGCGTGAGGACAAGGGGTCATGGCGTGCGCTTCCCGAAGATCTGCAACGCTGGATCAGGGAACAGCGTGATCGGCATATCAGCAATTACGTGTTCAGGGAGCGCTGGGAGGCACCGGGGGAATGA